In Theobroma cacao cultivar B97-61/B2 chromosome 7, Criollo_cocoa_genome_V2, whole genome shotgun sequence, the genomic window GAAAAGTTTTTGAGCACtgcaaagaaaataatataacCAAAAACATAAATCAGTGGACTGCACATAATGTCAGAAATGattaaaaaacagaaaaaacaagaaaacaagcACCCTCATTTATAGAATTTCTTGTCACCAAAAGAGATATATCTTAATAACAATGGAAGCAATTGTTACCCAAAGCATGGTGAAGTTTAGATGAACGTAGCCTCAGCCTATTCTAACAACAGTTCCACTCAAAGTAGCATTGGTGAatttatacaaatatattgGGGGtcagagaaaaagagaggtaaGTATGCCTTTAAGATgccaaaaattaaattgcaataaaaaaaatgctacGTATTGATTGAATTGTTATGTGTTACACTAAAAGTATGATAATGGTATTGCAAAGCCTACTAGACATAAAGTTCTAGCCAGCTGCAACTCTAGTTAAAATATTCTAGTACCTTCAATTCATCAATggtattttttatgttttggcATCTTTCTTCTGCATAATATGACAGATTTTGGTCAGGTAGAAGACAATAGCAATGAATCAGCAAAGATAATACAAATGACTATTCTAATGCTAAAGTTCTTTGCGTAATGGGGAAAGCATGGTAACTTTTATAGAAAAACAGAATATGTACCGCTAACTGCTCCTTGTAATCTGCAAACAAAATGATATACTTCAAAGCCACCTTTGCAAAGTCAATTTCATCCTCTGTAATGTGCAGTAAAGACTTATCcactagaaaagaaaagggatgTTATTAATAAATAGATAAAGAATAATCCTCACAACTTTAATGTCTACAAGTTGTAATAACCAAATCTTCTCTTTTTGCGAgttgaatgagaaaatttctTAGGTCTTTCTTTTGCTGGCTGAACTGATGCTTCATTGGTTttctcatgcttttgagcTTGTTTTTCATCAGCTATCTTAAGCTTTCGAAGaggtttttcattttcagcCACAGGTTTCTTTGACCTCCTAGAAGTTCTCCTCGTGGGAAATGAACTCTCCACATTATATTCGTCATCATAATTGCCATCATCATCTTTATCCTCATCTATAGCAGAGCTACCGGGAAGTCCAGCGGCTGGGCCATCATCATTGCAAGTCCCATCCTCATGATCAACAACAATCTGAGGACTAGTCACCTGCTTTCTCAACTGCTTTGTTGCtttgtcattttcattctCCTCCTCTCCAATGGAAGATTGTTTGGGCTTTTGAGAAAGATTTGATACTAGAGAGGCCTTCCTTTGCCTGATGTTAGAACTCTGAGTACCAGTTGAGGAAACATAAACAGGATAGCATCACATAAAGCaaattcaaaagatttttatcCAAGTCCAAGATTATATACAGGAGAAAGACGTGCAGGAAAAGTTTTACCACTTTTTTAAGGCATGCCAGGAACATCTCCAGAAAGGGCAACACCTGAGTTAGAAGCTTCTGTGAGGTTTACCAGTTCCTCATTCGCTGGAACTTCAGAGGTAGAAGGATCTTTAGGAATAAAAGCACGTAAATCCATGGGTGAGCAATCAGGAACATCATCAGGTGGAAAGTCAGAAATTGAGCTCTCTCCAATCATAGTTTCTGAAGGATCAAACTGAGAATTTGGAGGATGCACAACAGAATCCACACAGCAGGTTGCAAGGTGACTACACTAATTTGTAACATGGGCTTGGGTTTGAATTTCCCAGCACGCCGTcctaaaaatcaacaaggGTTTCATAAAGACACAAAAAACACCCTGCAAGAAATTAGGAATATTCATAGTAGCTAATCTAGCACGTACCAGAAGCAATGATCCCAGCAGACGTAATATCAGGAAAGGCTCCTCCTTCCTGAAATTAATCAATACTCTAACCAAATTAATACAAGGTAGTAATTGCAAATGAGAAAgactataaatttttataggaGTACTAATATTCACCTGTTTCCCTGTTCTTTCATCATCAATTTGAATGCCTCCATTGTTATTAGAAGATTGAGTAATAAATT contains:
- the LOC18594786 gene encoding uncharacterized protein LOC18594786; translated protein: MFLACLKKVSSNIRQRKASLVSNLSQKPKQSSIGEEENENDKATKQLRKQVTSPQIVVDHEDGTCNDDGPAAGLPGSSAIDEDKDDDGNYDDEYNVESSFPTRRTSRRSKKPVAENEKPLRKLKIADEKQAQKHEKTNEASVQPAKERPKKFSHSTRKKRRFVDKSLLHITEDEIDFAKVALKYIILFADYKEQLACSKTFHAENANNEENSLASEQDQGFTDDQVNSRAQSSSFCLNYQSYMDKEPTARWSKQDRIIL